DNA sequence from the Candidatus Fluviicola riflensis genome:
AGCATATTAAAATCAATCGCTTTCCAATCGCGCTATTGTTGTTACCGTTTAGTCAATTAAAGTTGTTTTTTGTAGAAAAACAAAAAACACTCGCCCATAAGACGAGTGTTTTTTGCAATTAGTTAATCGTATTTTTTACTGGATGATCAATTTTCCTGTTGCGAATTTCACACCATTTTGGGTGATTCGGTAGAAATAAAGATCTGGCGTAAGATTGTTCTTTTGAATCACTGTTTCCTTGTTAAAATCACCGGATTGTGTAGCAACTACTTTGCCTGTAACATCGATCATTTCAACGGTGTACTGACCTTCCAATGCAGTAGATTGCACCAGAATAGTTGTGTGATCAGAGAACGGGTTCGGGTAAACTTCAATTGAAGAAACACCTGCCAATTCATTGATTCCAGTTACGGTAACCGTGATGTTATTACACATTACGGCAGTATCACCACATTCGTTCATGACCTGCAAACAAACGTTGTATACCCCACTTGTTGCGAATACATGTGCCGGTGATTCGTCAGTAGAGGTGTTTCCATCACCGAAATTCCATAGGTATTCAGCTGCCCCGGCAGATGTATTCGGGAAATCATAATTTAAATCTGTTCCGGTTGATGTGAACGCAGCCGTTAATGTCTCAGGACACAACGTGATCATGTAGCAAATGGTATCTGCTGAACAAGCGCTGGATGCGATCAGGCAAACCATGTATGAGCCATTGGCTGTATAGGTATGTGTAGAATTGATATCTGTACTTGTATTGCCGTCACCGAAATCCCACACTGCGTTGTCTGCATTAACAGAGGTGTTGTTAAACGAAACTTCACCGCCTGCAATCACTTCAAAGAAGTCGGCAGTAACCGGGTAGCAAATCGTAACCGTTGTACACATTGTATCAGCTGAGCAATCACCTGTACTTATTAAACAAACAATATACGTTCCCGAAGCTGCATAAGTATGTGTGGGATTTGCAATAGTATCCGTGTTGCCGTCACCGAAATCCCAGGCCCATGAAGTTGCCAACACAGACATATCAGTGAAATCAACTACGTTGTAGGAGGAATTGGTTGATTGGAAATCAGCCGTAGTAGGAATACAAACGACAACTGTTTGACACATCGTATCAGCTAAACCGCACATGTTGGTTGCAATCAAACACGCATTGTAGGTACCACTTACGCCATAAACATACGTTGGCGATTGCACTGTGTCGGTATTTCCATCACCGAAATCCCAAGCCCATGAAACAGGATTGTTTGTTGAGTTATCCGTAAACGTAACGGTTCCCACTGTGTCTATTGCTGTGAATGAAGCTATCGGTGTGCTCATACATACGTTTACTGTTGTACACAATGTATCTGTTCCGCAACTATTGGTAATGTAAGTACAAACGTTATAAGCTCCGTCAGCTATGTAAGTATGCGTCGCATTATCCGTGGTATCCAATGGCGTTCCGTCACCATAATCCCATGCAGATACAAAAGAAGTATCTGCACCATTGGTGAAATCGAATGTTCCCGGAACGGTTTCATTGGAGGCCAGGTTGTAGGTAACCAGTGTGTCATAATACAAATTCACACGGCCGATACTGCCACTCGCTTCTGTCCACAAGTCCTGCGGAACGGTTGTTGTCAATGGAAATTGCATCCCCAAACGGTTCAAGGTAACTGTATTGCCTTCTATAGTAGTCGTATTTCCTGTATTGCTGTATGAAACAGTGGTACCACGACATCCGAGCACACCTATAATATCTCCTGCTTCTACCTGGATGTTCATTGGGAAAATACCGGCTGCCGATCCATTTTGGATGAGGAAAAGTGTTGTGAAATCATTGGTAGTAACAGAATACAATGGCGGAGCTGCATTGTTGAATCGTACAATCGCAATACTTTGATTTCCTGAACTGGCTTCTGTGGTTACATCTGCTCCGGTAATAGTGAAACACGTAGGTGCTGTAAACCAGTAACCGCGTACATTCCCCGTAAAAGTGCTTGTTTGCGCCGGCATGGGAGCCAAGATCTGAGTTTGTGACCATAAACTTCCGGTAATCAGCAGTGAGATAAGTAGTAATAATTTCATATAATCGATTAATTTTCAGCAAAAGTACAACAAAAAAACACCCGTCCACCTAAGGCGGACGAGTGTTTTAAAAATTGTATTTCGGATTGACTTACGCCAATACTTCTTTTACTTTATCTGCTGCTTCCTGCAACAATACCGCTGAATGCACATTCAAGCCCGAATCATCGATGATTTTCTTCGCTTCAATGGCGTTTGTACCCTGTAAACGAACAATGATCGGCACCGGAATGTTCCCGATATTTTTGTAAGCATCTACAACTCCCTGAGCAACACGGTCACAACGAACGATTCCACCAAAGATGTTGATCAGAATTGCTTTTACGTTCGGATCTTTCAAAATGATATGGAATGCTTTTTCAACACGCTCGGCATCGGCTGTCCCACCTACATCAAGGAAATTAGCTGGATTTCCACCTGAATATTTAATGATATCCATGGTTGCCATCGCTAAACCTGCACCGTTTACCATGCAGGCAACGTTTCCATCCAGTTTCACGAAGTTCAAACCTGCTGCATCTGCTTCTACTTCTGTCGGATCTTCTTCGGAAGTATCACGCATAGCCAGGTAATCCGGGTGACGGAACAATGAGTTTCCATCAAGAGTTACTTTCGCATCAACGGCAATGATTTTATTGTCAGATGTTTTCAACACCGGGTTGATTTCAAACATGGAAGCATCGCAACCTTCGTAAGCGGCATATAATGCTACAACGAATTTGGTCATTTGTTTGAATGCCTCGCCTGACAAACCAAGGTCAAACGCAATTTTACGTGCCTGGAATCCCTGAATACCAACGCGCGGATCGATTACCTCACGGTTGATCAAATGCGGCGTATCGTGCGCTACTGTTTCGATATCCATACCACCTTCGGTAGAATAAACGATTACGTTGCGGCCCAATTCACGGTCGAGCAATACGGACATGTAGAATTCGGAAACTTCTGATTCGCCCGGATAGTATACGTCTTCGGCCAACAAGATTTTGTTGACTTTTTTACCTACACCGTTTGTTTGAGCAGTTTCTAAGTGACCACCTAAAATGCCTTTCACTTTTTCTTCGACCTGGTCAATTCCTTTGGCAAGAACCACACCATGCGAACCGGTTTCAGCTACAACACCTTTTCCACGTCCACCTGCGTGAATCTGTGCTTTTACCACATACCAGCTGGTACCTGTATCTTCTGTCAATTGTTTCGCTGCAGCAACTGCATCTTCAACTTTTTCAACTACAACACCGCGCTGAATGGCTACGCCGTATTTCTGCAAAATGGATTTACCCTGATATTCGTGTAAGTTCATGACAACTATCGTTTTTTTTGGAGCGCTAAAGGTAGGAAGTATTCTTGAATTGAATTGATGTTTGATGGAATAATGTTGGATGAACTAATGTTGAATTTTGAATGCTTAATGTTAAATGGTCGAACAAAGCAATTGACGACCTGTAAATTAGAAAAAGATAAGGATTTTCATCTATTCTGAAAACTGTTCATTCAACTTTAACGTCTATTCTCATTGGAATTTTTACAATTACTTAGTGGGATTGTTATTATTTCAACATGAATTCGGAGATAAAAATTCCAGGCTGGAATTATACTCTTTTTCCGTTGTCATCCAATGTTTTATAAAGTTGGTCCAGTCAAAAATAAAGCATTAAAACGACCGCTTTGCCCTCATTGAAACTGGTGATTCATTTGTTTTAACGACTAATAACAGCTATATTTAAAGGAATATAATCCGAAAATCGGGTTTCTTTTAAATTCTATTATATGAAAATCGGATTGATCGGATTTGGTAAAACAGGCAGGTCTGTTGCCTCAGCAATTTTGCAAAACAGCGGGTTTTGTCTTGAATGGATTTTAAAGCAAAAAAAGTCTTTGGAAGATCGGTCTGCTTCTGAATTTCTTGGGGTTGATTCGGATGATCCCGGATGTATTTACTCCACACAATCCGTTACTATGGATGAACTTCTTGATAAACATCCGGTTGATGTAATCATTGATTTTTCTTCGAGTAAGGGTTTGCATACTTATGGAGAGGCTGCTGCTTCCCGTGGAATCAAAATCATATCGGCAATCTCGCATTATGAAGAAACCGATCAACTTTACTTAAAAACGCTCTCGGAATCTACAACAGTGTTTTGGTCGCCTAATATTACACTTGGGGTCAATTACTTATTATTTGTTTCGAAACTTCTCAAAAAAATTGCTCCATGGGTGGATGTCGAAATCGTTGAAGAGCATTTTAAAGGAAAAGACGGAATTTCGGGAACTGCCATTAGAATTGCTGAGGCCTTGGACGTAGAAGAAAAGGACATCAATTCAGTGCGGGCAGGTGGAATTGTTGGTAAACATGAGGTGATTTTCGGGTTTCCTTATCAAACTGTGCGCCTCATTCACGAATCAATAGCACGGGAAGCTTTTGGAAATGGCGTTTTGTTTGTTGCGGAAAACCTGAAGGACAAACCTTCGGGACTTTATACTTTCGAAGATATCCTGATTCCTTATTTCGATGTTCATGAATTGAATTGATCGGCAGGATTTATTTGTGTTTTTGTTCCTGATCCAAGAAGTGGTATCGTTTTCATAAATCGCTGTTTTCTACGAATTCTTTTAACTTTTTTTGTTGTTGCATAGTTCTATGCTTAGAAACAGAAGATTACGCTATGCTGCCTGATTTTCCTATGTATTAAAGCCAATTAAGTCGGTATTTACATTCCGATTTTCCCAGTAAAAAGGGAGAATTAACCTTATATTTAAGGTTTAAACCATTAAAATATCCGGCATGACAAAATCCCCGATTGACAAGCTCTTACAACCTGTACATCGTTTTATACATCGAGAATTTACCGGGGGAATCGTGCTTTTCATCAGTGTGATCATCGCTTTGGCATGGGCCAACTCTCCGTGGTCGGAATCCTACCATCATTTATGGGAAACCACGTTTTCAATCGATTTTAACGGGAATAGTTTCAGTCATCCTTTACACGTTTGGATTAACGATGGTTTAATGGCGTTGTTCTTCTTCGTGATCGGTTTAGAACTAAAACGGGAATTCATGGCCGGGGAGTTGTCGACGGCAAAAAAAGCGTCGTTACCGATGATCGCTGCCCTCGGTGGTATGATCGTTCCGGCTTTGATTTATGTGGTGATTAATTTCAATTCAGGAACTGCTAAAGGATGGGGAATACCAATGGCAACCGATATTGCCTTTGCGCTCGCGTTGTTGTCATTGGCGGGTAAGCATATTCCTGTGTCTGTGAAGGTATTTCTTTCGGCCCTGGCTGTGGCTGATGACCTGGGGGCTGTTTTAGTGATTGCTTTCTTTTACACATCACATATTGCTTTCCTGCCATTATTGATTGCCCTGGGATTGCTGATTTTACTGGTGCTCGGTAATGTTTTGGGGGTACGCAGTATCTTTTTCTATCTTATTATCGGGATCGCAGTATGGGTTTGTTTTCTTTTCTCGGGCGTTCATGCCACCATTGCCGGCGTACTCGTAGCATTTACTATACCGGCCCGCACCAAAATCGACGAGGAAGAATTTGCCCGTAAAACCCGCAGACAGCTGAATGAATTTGAAGAACAAATCCCACTGAGCAGTACACTGACGACTGGCGAGCAGCACGATACGATCCAGCAAATGAAAAAACTTTGCCAGGATGCCGAAACACCGCTGCAAAAGATCGAAGATAAGCTGCATCCCTGGGTAGCATTTGTTATCATGCCATTGTTCGCCTTATCGAATGCCGGAATGATCATACATGGTGATTTCTTTGCTTCACTTGGGAATCCCGTGAGTATTGGTATTATCATCGGGCTTCTTGCTGGAAAGTTCATTGGTGTATTTTCCTTTGCGTGGCTGGCAGTGCGTTTCAAAATCTCCGATTTACCCGAAGGAGTGAACTGGATGCACGTAATGGGTGTATCCGTTCTTGCCGGGGTTGGTTTTACCATGTCTTTGTTTGTAACAGGGCTCGCATTTGCCGACGCTGCCCTAATTAATCAGGCGAAATATGGGATTCTCATAGCTTCTTTTGTGGCCGGTGTAACAGGCGTTCTTCTTCTTAAATTGACTAAAAAAGCCTCAAAGGTTTCAGGATAGTGTTATCTTTCTAACAAAAGAAAAACGATGGAACGAATCGATATACTTAGGGAACTGAAACGGTCTGTGGTTCGTCGATTCAATCTGCGACACGATCAGGCAGACGAAGCTGAGGTGATTGATTCGATTACCCGGAATTCCGATTTTATCGGTGCAAACCTGTGGACATTAATCTTTGCTATTCTCATCGCTTCTATCGGCTTGAATATGAATTCAGCTGCTGTTATTATCGGTGCGATGCTGATATCCCCGCTTATGGGACCAATTATGGGAATCGGGCTTGGCATCGGGACGAATGATTTCGACCTGGTAAAAAAAGGACTTCGAAACTTGCTTATAGCTACAGTCATTAGTATCGGTACTTCGGCAATTTACTTTTGGATTACACCGATCCATTCTGCCCAAAGCGAACTGCTTGCAAGAACTACACCATCTGTCTGGGACGTGTTCATTGCTTTTTTCGGTGGTTTGGCAGGTGTTGTTGCAGCAACCCGAAAAGAAAAAAGTAATGCCATTCCCGGTGTAGCCATTGCAACAGCTTTAATGCCTCCGTTATGTACTGCGGGTTTTGGGCTGGCTACCGGACAGTTTTACTATTTTTTGGGCGCGCTGTATTTGTATTGCATCAACAGTATTTTTATTTGTATCAGTACGTTTTTGATTATCAGGCTGATGAAATTCAAGCGGAAATCATTTGCAGATTCAACCTACGGAAGAAAAGTATCAAGGTACATTCTAATTACAACACTTATCACTATCATTCCGAGTGTTTACCTGACTTATGGCATTGTCAACAAAAGCCTTTTTGAAAATGCATCACGAAAATTTGTAGAAGAGCAGTTCCGTTTTAAAAATACCCAGGTCATTTCCAAGACTTTCCGGTATGACAAAGAAACTCCGGAAATCGATTTGTTGCTGATCGGTTATGAACTTCCTGTTCAAACAATTGATTCAATTCGTAACACTATGAAAAAATATGATCTGCAAGATGCAAAATTACTAATCCGGCAAGGATTGAATGCAGAACGCGAAATCGATTTTTCGCAGATCAAAGCAAGTATTTTGAAAGATGTTTTCGCCAGGGATTCATTAATTGATAATCAATCGCAACTCAACGGAAAGTTTCCAAACATTTATGCAGAACTCAAGGCACTTTACCCCGCCATCATTTCTTATAGTGCAAACAGTGCTGTGCAATTCAATACCAATTCAACGGACACTTTAACACAGGTGGTTGCTGATTTTCCAAAATCATTGAAATTAGCGGAACGTTTACAATTAGAACGATGGTTGAAAAACCGGCTTCAAGTTGACACATTGAAATTAATTATTGAATGATCACCCTTTGCCGATATAACAGATTTGACTAATCTGATTGTCGAATTTTAAAGTTCCCCGAAAATAAAATTGATCAACCACCAAAGCTTTTCAAATCTGCGATTGTCTATACCAGCACAAACACATTTAGACATGAAACAAATTTTATTTTCAGCCACCGTGCTTTTCACAGCCGGTACACTTTCAGCACAGCAATTACCCAACAACGGTTTTGAAGATTGGCATCCGTTCTATGGAACCGAAGCGCCCGATTACTGGACGGGAACCAATCAGATGGTGATAGCAGGTGCCACGCCCGGAATAGATCCAACGACAGATGCGCACAGCGGAAATTATGCCGCCAGGTTCTCGACTATTGTGCTGGATCTTTTAGGCGAAGAAGTGCTTTATCCGAGTGTGATGTACATTAATTCCACCCCGGAAACGGATGATGAAGGAACACCGTTTACCGGTCGGCCCGATTCGTTGGTTGCGTGGGTAAAATACCTTCCCGGCGGACAAAACCAGTTTCTCATCCGCGCCGATTTACTCAAATACAATCCTGCAACGCAGCAAGTAGATCTTATTGGAACGGCGGGATATATGGGCGTTGAAACCGGTAACACCTATACCCGGATTGCTTTTCCGTTTACCTATTCTTCTGCCGAAACGCCTGATACGCTCACATTGATGATCGCTTCAAGTACGTTCGAACCAACCCTGGCAAATACCGTTTTGTTTGTAGATGATCTCATACTCGTTACAAACGGTCTTGCTACGGCTCCGGAATTGACAGCTGCAAGCATTGAAATTGCGCCCAATCCTGCAAGTGACATGCTGACTATTCGTTGTGAAAAAGCGTTGTCGGTGGTGGAATTGGTCGATTTGAGTGGAAAAACGCTCCTGAAGGTTATTGATCCCGGAGCAGACGCTCAAATCAATCTGAGTGAACTGGCAGCCGGAACGTTTATTTGTCGCGTGTTTACCACTGACGGCTCTGTCTACCAGGAGCGCATTGTTAAACAGTAAAAAGTCACCCCTATCAACCCTGGAAAAGGTCGTCAGTCTGAGATTGGCGGCTTTTTTTTATATAAAAAAACCTCATTTCTACCAAAGGTTTCGGGCGGTAAAATTGTTTACCAATCAGAACATTAAAACAATTAGCAGTATGAAAAAATCATTGAATTTCGGTTTGGCATTGGCAAGCTTGTTGAGTCTGCAACCGATCCTTGCACAAGAGTCGTTAGGAACATCAGAAACGGAGTTTATCATTCCCCAAAAGCACCACTTTATGGCTGGTTATTCCCCGGGAATTCCATTTTATCAACTCGGGTCGCGCGCATTGGTCAATCGTGATGCGGACCAATTCAGATTAAAAAATTCGGGTTCAATCGGAACGATCAATTTAGGCTACGAATACCGGGTAAGCCGTTCATTCAGCATGGGAATTACCGGTTATTACAGTCACTTTTCGTCGTTGGGGACGATGATTGAAGATTCAAGCAACCTGGAATCGACAGCACGCTACACCATAAACAGATTCCGGGTTCAGGCGCGTTTTAATTACCTGTTTAAGGTGAGCGATCCGGATCTGGATATTTACATCGGTTGTGCGGTTGGCACTAACAAACGGTTCAACAGTCTGTTCATCAATGAGGTTCGAAGTGATGATTCGGAACTACCTATTATCTTAACGCTTCCGTTTTCAATGAGAGCGTATTTCGGAATGCGTTATACGATCTACCGGAATCTTGGTTTACATATCGAATTCGGTTTTGGAGGTCCGACCGCTACATTCGGAATCAACTACCGTTTTTAGCCGCCGAAAAAAGAGGTTGGGTCAACGAACTTACGCAGCCTCTTTTTCACGACCAACTTTCGTTCAGAAATACCATTGAGCTTCGTTAATTTTGCATCAGCCCATTTTTTTTGAAAAAAAATGAATGGTCGACCAAAGGTTTTAGAAAACAGGATTGTTTACTACATCAGAAATAGTCATTCACATGAAACAAACTACTTCGTATTCATTCGCAACAGGACAACAATCTTGCTTCAATGCGGTAAAACACTGTCTGATTACGGTTGTACTGTTGTTAGCTGTTTTTCAGCCGGCAAACGCGCAGGAAACAGATTCCACGGGAAACGATCCGAAATATTACCTCAGCCTGAGTTATGGAATCGGGGCATTGTTTTTTACGCCTGACATTCAATCTTACAGTGTCTACGATTTTGATTCAACGGTGATGCAGGGTTCCAGCACATTGGAGGAATTATCGACCGATCTCAAGATCAAACCTTTTTTAGTGAAATTTGACATGAAAATCTCACCGAAATCAAGCCTGGGTGTCCAGCTGATTTACAACGGATTCACAGCGACAGGTATACGCATCGATTCGGTGTGGGTACCGGCTACCGAAACACACACCATTACCCAAAAAAACACCAGTTACACGATGAACCGGTTTCGCGTTCAGTTGACGTTTACGAAACACTTCTACCATAAAAATCCTTTGTTCGAAAGCTACTTTTATACAGGTTTGGGCTGGAGCAGAAAGTACCGGAAGTACCAGGTTGGAAATGAACTTTACAACTTTCGTGAAGCTCCGGTTTCAGGTACTGTCAACTTCCCTGTTTCCATTCGGCTGGCTTACGGGCTTCGTTTCCATGTCTCAGAACGATCAAGTCTGCAAGCTGAATTCGGATTTGGCGGCCCGCTTGTTTCCATCGGTTTATCAACCAGATTTTAGTCGCTATTTAATACTGAAAAGTTGGAACTTGAATTGATAAAACAGTGTTTAAAAGAAGATAGAAGAGCGCAGGAAACCTTCTATAAGATCTGCTATGCACGTTTTATCGGAACAGCCAGTCGCTACGCATCCAGCAAAGAACAAGCGGTTTTTTTCTTCAATCTAGGTTTTGTAAAATTGTTACTGAATCTCAACCAATTCAATACCGAAAATCCGTTTGACTATTGGGCAAAACGGGTGCTGATCAACACCATTTTAAACGAATTAAAAAAGGAAAAACGCGAGCAGGAAAAAGTATTGATTACAGATGATTGGAACAGTATTTCGGTGAATTACAACGACACGGAGTACGAAGAAGAACTCAAGGCAAAAATGGAACTGATCAAAGAAAAAGTGCAGTTTCTGCCACCTATGACGAAGAACGTATTTAACCTCTACGCCATAGACGGCTACAAACACCACGAAATAGCAAGCATGCTGGATATCAATGAAAACACCAGTATGTGGCATTATTCGGATGCTAAAAAGAAAATTCGCAAACTGTTAGAACTTAATTAAGCGGCAGATGGAAGAGAACATTCACAATCAGCAAAACGATTCCATTCCGGAAGGTTTGGAATTCAACGAAAGCTACATGACACAAGCTTTCGAGATGTACGATGCTGCCAAAAAATCGCGCAAAAAACGCCGGTTGTTTATCTGGTTTTGGCGTTCCTCGCTCGGTTTTGCCGCCGTGGCAGGTATTTCTATCGCTGTTTATTACGGAACACAAGACCGTAAAGTTCCGGCCGAAAGTAAGCAGCAAGTTGTCCGGCAAACTGAGGAAACCGGCGCTTCTGAAAAAACGGATCGTGTTGCAGAACAAGAACGCTCTGCTGTTAGTCGCGCTGACAATCGAACCGGCGATCATTCACAAAAAGTGGCAACAACACAGGCAACAACATCAGGCGTATCTTCATCTTCCATCACTTCGACAGCTGACGCAACAATTAAGAGCAATAGAAAAACAATTAAAAGCCGAAAATCGACCGGTAGAAAACAAGGCGGAAAAACTCCGGTTGTGTCTGAAACCGGATCGGCCGGACGTTTTCTTGTTTCGTTATTGAGTAGTACAGATTCACCGATCTTTGAAATCGCTGACGCTACAGATCGTTCCAATTCAATCAATGCATCTGCATCTGCCGGCGATAGCACAAACCTAAGTCAGCAAACTGACAATACTTTGCAACCAAAAGATTCAACCGAAGTTGCAGACAGCACGCTGGCAAATACTATTCCTTCAGGAACCGATACAGCGAAAGTACTTCCGTTTATCAACACAAGTAATCACCATATTTACATGAACCTGGGGGTGAATACCTTGTTTGGAATTGCGGAGTTACAAAATCAATTTACGATGCGCGAATCGATTGGCCTGGGGTATGATTATACCATCAACACGCGGTATTTCTTCAGTTTGAATGCCGAATACCATTCCATTTCGAAGATTAGTTATTACCGGTACATCGGCGAAAACACCAAAAATATCTCATCGAGCACGTATTTTACGAAAACAACGCTCAAGTACATTTCGATCGATCCCAAAATCGGGGTTTACCTGGGGAAACGTCATCATGTAACGCTTGGTGCAGGATTGGAATTTTTACTAAAAGATTCAGATCCGGGTTTTGAAGTAAAAGGATATGCAGACGAAGGAAGCCAAACGTCCGGTGATTATTATTCGAGGTTTAGTCCCGTTAATTTCTATGCAGGCGTCGGTTACGGATTCCGGTTTTCGAAAAACGCGAGCTTATTTGCGACGTACCATTACGGTTTTTCGGATCTGATCAGAAACTCGGAGGCTAATACAACATTTGACCGTAACAGCAGGCTGCAATTATTGCTACGGGTGAAGTTGTTTTGATTTGGGCGGGGAACAAGAATCAATAAAAACCCAAAATTGATGCAAGTTCGGGATCTTGCGAACTTCCTCAAAATTTTCAAAAATTGTCTGCAGGGAGAAGCTGAAACCGGGTGTAACCTTCCACTACTACGAACCTAACGGAAAGCCCGGCTCCAATCAATACATTCGACCGTAACAGCAGATTCAATTATTACTGCGGGTGAAGTTGTTTTGATTCCGGAACTAATTGATATTAAATGGCAAGGTTATTGAAAAAGCAACATTCGTTTTTGTAATTTTCATGCATGAAAAGATTTCGCTTTCTACAACGAAAAAAATTCTGGAAACGGGTTTTTATTTACCTGGTAATCCTTCCGGTCATCTTATTTAGTGCATTGATTTTGGTTCTGTACTGGAAACAAGACGCACTCGTGCAGGATTTGCTGACGACACTGAACAAAGATTTTAAGGGCGAAATCCGCATCAAAGGCAGTCATATTTCTCCGTTCGAGAATTTCCCTTACATTTCTATTGACCTGGAAGGTGTTGAAATTTACGAAGCCAAAAACGACACAAAGCACCCGATTCTGAAAGTCGCCGATTTGTACGTCGGCTTTGATCTTTTTACCGTTATTTCCGGCAAAACAGATATCAAAACCATCAAAGCAAAAACGGGGA
Encoded proteins:
- a CDS encoding succinate--CoA ligase subunit beta; the protein is MNLHEYQGKSILQKYGVAIQRGVVVEKVEDAVAAAKQLTEDTGTSWYVVKAQIHAGGRGKGVVAETGSHGVVLAKGIDQVEEKVKGILGGHLETAQTNGVGKKVNKILLAEDVYYPGESEVSEFYMSVLLDRELGRNVIVYSTEGGMDIETVAHDTPHLINREVIDPRVGIQGFQARKIAFDLGLSGEAFKQMTKFVVALYAAYEGCDASMFEINPVLKTSDNKIIAVDAKVTLDGNSLFRHPDYLAMRDTSEEDPTEVEADAAGLNFVKLDGNVACMVNGAGLAMATMDIIKYSGGNPANFLDVGGTADAERVEKAFHIILKDPNVKAILINIFGGIVRCDRVAQGVVDAYKNIGNIPVPIIVRLQGTNAIEAKKIIDDSGLNVHSAVLLQEAADKVKEVLA
- a CDS encoding dihydrodipicolinate reductase → MKIGLIGFGKTGRSVASAILQNSGFCLEWILKQKKSLEDRSASEFLGVDSDDPGCIYSTQSVTMDELLDKHPVDVIIDFSSSKGLHTYGEAAASRGIKIISAISHYEETDQLYLKTLSESTTVFWSPNITLGVNYLLFVSKLLKKIAPWVDVEIVEEHFKGKDGISGTAIRIAEALDVEEKDINSVRAGGIVGKHEVIFGFPYQTVRLIHESIAREAFGNGVLFVAENLKDKPSGLYTFEDILIPYFDVHELN
- the nhaA gene encoding Na+/H+ antiporter NhaA gives rise to the protein MTKSPIDKLLQPVHRFIHREFTGGIVLFISVIIALAWANSPWSESYHHLWETTFSIDFNGNSFSHPLHVWINDGLMALFFFVIGLELKREFMAGELSTAKKASLPMIAALGGMIVPALIYVVINFNSGTAKGWGIPMATDIAFALALLSLAGKHIPVSVKVFLSALAVADDLGAVLVIAFFYTSHIAFLPLLIALGLLILLVLGNVLGVRSIFFYLIIGIAVWVCFLFSGVHATIAGVLVAFTIPARTKIDEEEFARKTRRQLNEFEEQIPLSSTLTTGEQHDTIQQMKKLCQDAETPLQKIEDKLHPWVAFVIMPLFALSNAGMIIHGDFFASLGNPVSIGIIIGLLAGKFIGVFSFAWLAVRFKISDLPEGVNWMHVMGVSVLAGVGFTMSLFVTGLAFADAALINQAKYGILIASFVAGVTGVLLLKLTKKASKVSG
- a CDS encoding TIGR00341 family protein — translated: MERIDILRELKRSVVRRFNLRHDQADEAEVIDSITRNSDFIGANLWTLIFAILIASIGLNMNSAAVIIGAMLISPLMGPIMGIGLGIGTNDFDLVKKGLRNLLIATVISIGTSAIYFWITPIHSAQSELLARTTPSVWDVFIAFFGGLAGVVAATRKEKSNAIPGVAIATALMPPLCTAGFGLATGQFYYFLGALYLYCINSIFICISTFLIIRLMKFKRKSFADSTYGRKVSRYILITTLITIIPSVYLTYGIVNKSLFENASRKFVEEQFRFKNTQVISKTFRYDKETPEIDLLLIGYELPVQTIDSIRNTMKKYDLQDAKLLIRQGLNAEREIDFSQIKASILKDVFARDSLIDNQSQLNGKFPNIYAELKALYPAIISYSANSAVQFNTNSTDTLTQVVADFPKSLKLAERLQLERWLKNRLQVDTLKLIIE